Within the Gloeobacter kilaueensis JS1 genome, the region AGTTCCAGCCGTTCACGAATGCCGAGTTGGGCGCGGCTGCAGTACTGATCGATGGGCAACCCCCGGATGTAATCCATGATGAGGTAGGGGCGACCGTCGGCAGTCGTGCCGCCGTCTAAGAGCCGGGCGATATTCGGGTGGTCGAGGTCGGCGAGGATCTGCCGCTCGATATAGAAGCGGCGGGTGAGCAGATCGCTGTTCAGTTCTTTTGCGATCAGTTTGACCGCTACCTGTCTTTGAAATTGCTGGTCGGAGCGCTCGGCCAGATAGACCGTCCCCATGCCTCCCTGGCCGATCGTGCGGAGCAGGCGATAGGAACCTATCGCACCGTCGATGGACTCCGTCTTTGAAATCACGATCTCCCCGGCATTTTCGGGTGCATCCAGATAGCTCTCGATTTGAAGGGGCAGGATAGGAGCATCGAGAAAGCCGTCTTCCTGCTCGTAGAGGTGAAGCGCTGCCTGGACGGCCTGCTGCAGTTGCTCGTCGCCCGCGCACGCCGAGACGACAAAAGCAGTGCGATCGCTCCGGGCACACTGGAGGGCGGCCTCGAAGACGACTTCGACCTTTTGCCACTGCCTTTGATCCACAGCTCAAGCCCCCATCTGCGCCCTTAAGAACAGGCGAGCAAGAGTCCACTGGCGCTTGATCGTCGCCGGTGAACTACCGAGGGCGGCAGCGGTCTGCTCGATCGTCATCCCGCCAAAATAGCGCATCTCGACGATGCGAGCCTGGACCGCGCTCAGCTCCGCCAGCCGAATCAGCGCCTCGTCGAGGGCGAGCAGTTGCTCATCTTGCTCACCGGCAGGAAGACTGCCCAGGCGATCGAGCGAGACTTTGATCGCCTGACCGCCGCGCTTGAGAGCGTGGCGGGAGCGAGCGTGATCGACGAGGATGCAGCGCATCGTCCGGGCCGCCACCGCCAGAAAGTGAGCCCGGTTCTGCCAGGTGGGCACCTGCCTGGGGGCGACCAGTTTCAGATAGGCTTCGTTGACCAGGGCCGTTGGCTGCAGGGTGTGGCCGGCAGCCTGGGAGCGCAGATAGCGGGCTGCCAGAGTGTGCAGTTCCCGGTAGACAAGCGGGGTCAGCGCTGCTAGCGCCTCCTGGTCGCCGTCGCTCCACTGGTTGAGAAGCACCGTTACATCGTGGGTATTCATCTGCAGGCGGACCTCATCACCCATTGCAGCTTGAATTACGCAGGC harbors:
- a CDS encoding sigma-70 family RNA polymerase sigma factor, which gives rise to MGDEVRLQMNTHDVTVLLNQWSDGDQEALAALTPLVYRELHTLAARYLRSQAAGHTLQPTALVNEAYLKLVAPRQVPTWQNRAHFLAVAARTMRCILVDHARSRHALKRGGQAIKVSLDRLGSLPAGEQDEQLLALDEALIRLAELSAVQARIVEMRYFGGMTIEQTAAALGSSPATIKRQWTLARLFLRAQMGA